In Daphnia pulex isolate KAP4 chromosome 7, ASM2113471v1, one genomic interval encodes:
- the LOC124197777 gene encoding keratin-associated protein 19-2-like, whose product MSSISAFKMMAKLIVVCLLLAVNQVYAGVTHGLQTGGFSGAASYGRDAGAGGFAGSSLVSPLASSGFASPYGAQGGNYLQGVNGIHQGSSAGFGGFGSSAKGYGHR is encoded by the exons ATGAGTTCTATTTCTGCATTCAag ATGATGGCGAAGCTGATTGTGGTTTGCCTGCTACTCGCTGTCAACCAGGTTTACGCCGGAGTGACTCA CGGTCTCCAAACGGGCGGGTTCAGCGGTGCTGCCAGTTACGGTCGTGACGCAGGTGCTGGAGGATTCGCTGGAag TTCTCTCGTTTCTCCATTGGCATCGTCTGGATTCGCTTCACCTTACGGCGCTCAAGGTGGCAACTACTTGCAAG GTGTCAACGGTATCCACCAAGGATCGTCGGCTGGATTCGGAGGTTTCGGCTCATCGGCCAAGGGATACGGTCATCGTTAA